From bacterium, the proteins below share one genomic window:
- a CDS encoding queuosine precursor transporter: protein MSNELLWLGFMLLDLGAVLVFFRAFGKYGLYMVMVTSIIVCNIQVMKLVTLFGLPATLGNILYAGLFFSTDILSEVYGKKEAKRGVWLGFAALILAMVYMQVALRFAPAPEDTAQPALEKIFSFFPRVALASLCAYLSSQLHDVWAFHYWKKKTSGRHLWIRNNASTMVSQLIDSAVFCLIAFYRVFPGPVLLEIFVTTYVFKLIVAAADTPFIYWGRRLGRRLPQER from the coding sequence ATGTCGAACGAGCTGCTCTGGTTGGGGTTTATGTTGTTGGACCTGGGGGCGGTCCTTGTTTTTTTCCGGGCTTTCGGGAAATACGGACTCTATATGGTCATGGTCACCTCGATCATCGTCTGCAACATCCAGGTGATGAAACTGGTCACCTTGTTCGGACTCCCCGCCACCCTGGGGAACATACTCTACGCCGGGCTGTTTTTCTCCACCGACATCCTCTCCGAGGTTTACGGAAAGAAAGAGGCGAAACGGGGGGTGTGGCTGGGGTTCGCGGCCCTGATCCTGGCGATGGTCTACATGCAGGTGGCGCTGCGGTTCGCTCCGGCGCCCGAGGACACCGCCCAGCCGGCCCTGGAGAAGATCTTCAGTTTTTTCCCGCGGGTAGCGTTGGCCAGCCTCTGCGCGTACTTGAGCAGCCAGCTTCACGACGTCTGGGCCTTCCATTACTGGAAGAAAAAAACCTCCGGGCGGCACCTCTGGATCCGCAACAACGCTTCCACCATGGTCAGTCAGCTTATCGATTCCGCGGTCTTCTGTCTGATCGCCTTCTACCGGGTCTTTCCGGGGCCCGTTCTGCTGGAGATCTTCGTCACCACCTACGTCTTCAAACTGATCGTGGCGGCCGCCGATACCCCGTTCATATACTGGGGGAGAAGGCTGGGACGGCGTCTCCCCCAGGAGCGATGA
- a CDS encoding MGMT family protein, with product MGLKVISSPIGEVKVAEGNGGVRRLELPERPPAEPVLLPPGAPRDWRRLLGAGPADTAGSSEFRRRVWAAAAAIPFGQTRSYGWVASKAGKPRAARAVGGALHANPVPLLVPCHRVIRADGELGGFGRGRAWKIFLLRFEADNREKP from the coding sequence GTGGGCCTGAAGGTCATTTCCAGTCCCATCGGCGAAGTGAAGGTGGCGGAGGGGAACGGCGGGGTCAGGCGCCTGGAACTCCCGGAGCGGCCTCCGGCGGAGCCCGTTCTCCTCCCTCCGGGGGCCCCGCGCGATTGGCGGCGGCTTCTGGGCGCCGGGCCCGCGGATACGGCGGGTTCCTCGGAATTCCGGCGCCGGGTCTGGGCCGCCGCCGCCGCCATCCCCTTCGGCCAGACCCGAAGTTACGGCTGGGTGGCGAGCAAGGCCGGAAAGCCCCGCGCGGCCCGGGCCGTGGGGGGAGCGCTTCACGCCAACCCCGTACCCCTGCTTGTCCCCTGCCACCGGGTCATCCGCGCCGACGGCGAACTCGGCGGGTTCGGCCGGGGCCGGGCCTGGAAGATATTCCTCCTGCGGTTCGAGGCGGACAACCGGGAAAAACCGTAA
- the ispH gene encoding 4-hydroxy-3-methylbut-2-enyl diphosphate reductase, whose product MKIIVAREAGFCMGVKRALEMVVDWSRRRGPGVVTWGPLIHNPQVVSLLQSHGIRSGREIDELGPGKTVFISAHGISPAERERLVRTGARVCDASCPDVLKVQGIIKKYAARGYATVIFGDPGHTEVKGLQGYAGEKGYVVENLGDVDRLPPLEKVLLVSQTTKSQEDYDRLSAAVREKFPEVEVAQTICASTRGRQGELGRLLERVGALVVVGGKNSANTARLTAIARNRGLPVFQVETATDLPLTELEGYRTVGVTAGASTPNWLIQGVVDRLKEWSRDRRALPVRWFFRGLRLLVKGNVLVAAGALFLTLAVMLGMGLAPAPVPLAFSFLMIQAVYTVNLFADQRALMVNAPYRYQFFRRNRRPLGLLAAAEVAVAVGLGLASGPGPAVLALLVVLTGVLYLFPVLPRKRGFRRLKDSPQFREVASSSGWAAITVGFPLTLAAAPVPFPSAVVGLLFVLGISLVRSILFGVRDIQGDRLLGRGTVPLLLGRNRTKVLVVSLLLTIGALIGFGLAEGWLRPPAFSMLAAIAYACLYLYLYHRRIVYEGLFQEVFVDTQFILAGALSLLIRWLSWA is encoded by the coding sequence ATGAAAATAATTGTCGCCAGAGAGGCCGGGTTCTGCATGGGGGTGAAGCGCGCCCTGGAGATGGTGGTGGACTGGAGCCGCCGCCGCGGCCCGGGCGTCGTGACCTGGGGGCCTCTGATTCATAACCCGCAGGTGGTTTCCCTGCTGCAATCCCACGGGATCCGCAGCGGCCGGGAGATCGACGAACTGGGGCCGGGCAAAACCGTTTTCATCAGCGCCCATGGAATTTCCCCGGCCGAGCGCGAACGCCTGGTCCGGACCGGCGCCCGGGTCTGCGACGCCAGTTGCCCCGACGTTCTCAAAGTCCAGGGGATCATTAAAAAATACGCGGCCCGCGGTTACGCCACCGTCATCTTCGGCGATCCCGGTCATACCGAGGTCAAGGGGCTTCAGGGGTATGCCGGGGAAAAAGGATACGTGGTGGAGAACCTCGGAGACGTGGACCGGCTCCCTCCCCTGGAGAAAGTCCTCCTGGTCTCCCAGACCACGAAAAGCCAGGAAGACTACGACCGCCTCTCCGCGGCCGTCCGGGAGAAGTTCCCCGAGGTGGAAGTGGCCCAGACCATCTGCGCTTCGACCCGGGGACGACAAGGGGAACTGGGCCGTCTCCTGGAAAGGGTGGGGGCCTTGGTGGTCGTGGGGGGTAAAAACAGCGCCAACACCGCGCGCCTAACCGCCATCGCGCGCAACCGGGGGCTCCCGGTGTTTCAAGTGGAGACGGCGACCGATCTGCCTCTGACGGAACTGGAGGGATACCGCACGGTCGGGGTAACCGCGGGCGCTTCGACCCCGAACTGGCTGATTCAGGGAGTGGTCGACCGGCTCAAGGAATGGTCCCGGGACCGCCGGGCCCTTCCCGTGCGCTGGTTTTTCCGCGGGCTGAGGCTCCTGGTGAAGGGGAACGTTCTGGTGGCGGCGGGGGCCTTGTTCCTGACCCTGGCGGTTATGCTGGGAATGGGGCTCGCTCCCGCCCCCGTTCCCCTGGCGTTTTCCTTTCTCATGATCCAGGCCGTCTACACCGTCAATCTCTTCGCCGACCAGCGGGCGCTCATGGTCAACGCTCCCTACCGTTATCAGTTCTTCCGTCGGAACCGGCGCCCCCTGGGCCTGTTGGCGGCCGCGGAGGTGGCCGTGGCGGTCGGCCTCGGTCTCGCTTCCGGGCCCGGTCCGGCCGTGCTCGCTCTCCTGGTGGTGCTTACCGGGGTCCTGTATCTTTTTCCCGTTCTGCCCCGAAAGCGGGGTTTCCGCCGGCTCAAGGATTCGCCGCAGTTCCGGGAAGTGGCTTCCTCTTCCGGATGGGCCGCCATCACCGTAGGTTTTCCGCTGACGCTGGCGGCCGCGCCGGTTCCGTTTCCGAGCGCGGTCGTGGGCCTCCTCTTCGTCCTGGGGATTTCCCTGGTCAGATCCATCCTGTTCGGGGTCAGAGACATCCAGGGCGACCGGCTGTTGGGGAGGGGAACGGTCCCCCTCCTCCTGGGAAGGAACCGGACCAAGGTTCTGGTGGTTTCGCTGCTGCTGACCATAGGCGCGCTGATCGGCTTCGGCCTGGCGGAAGGCTGGCTCCGGCCCCCGGCTTTCTCCATGCTGGCCGCGATAGCCTACGCCTGTCTCTACCTCTACCTCTACCACCGCCGGATCGTATACGAAGGTCTCTTTCAGGAGGTTTTCGTCGACACCCAGTTCATCCTGGCCGGGGCGCTGTCCCTGCTCATCAGGTGGCTGTCGTGGGCCTGA
- a CDS encoding acetate--CoA ligase family protein, with the protein MKIDAILDEAAAEGRRTLLEYEAEKIFSEAGIPVAPGRLAVSAEDAAAAAAEIGYPVVMKIMSAQIVHKSDAGGVKVGLKTGKEVEAAWKEIVANAAAYDPEASIRGVLVQKMISVPDGREVIVGASTDPQFGPIVMFGLGGIFVEVLKDVAFRVAPVSREEALRQIRSIRTFPILEGMRGAGPIDFEALADLISRVSRLMLEHPRISELDANPVLVDGRGARALDARIILA; encoded by the coding sequence ATGAAGATCGACGCCATCCTCGACGAAGCCGCGGCGGAAGGCCGCAGAACCCTGCTCGAATACGAAGCGGAGAAGATCTTCTCCGAAGCCGGCATCCCCGTCGCCCCGGGGCGCCTGGCGGTGTCGGCGGAGGACGCCGCCGCCGCCGCCGCCGAAATCGGCTATCCCGTGGTCATGAAAATCATGTCCGCGCAGATCGTGCATAAATCGGACGCGGGGGGAGTCAAGGTCGGCCTGAAAACGGGAAAGGAAGTCGAAGCGGCGTGGAAGGAGATCGTCGCCAACGCCGCGGCCTACGACCCCGAAGCCTCGATCCGCGGAGTCCTGGTCCAGAAAATGATCTCGGTTCCCGACGGGCGCGAGGTGATCGTAGGGGCCAGCACCGACCCCCAATTCGGACCCATCGTCATGTTCGGGCTGGGAGGGATTTTCGTCGAGGTGCTCAAGGACGTCGCTTTCCGGGTGGCGCCGGTTTCCCGGGAAGAGGCCCTGCGCCAGATCCGATCGATCCGCACCTTCCCCATCCTGGAAGGAATGAGGGGCGCCGGCCCGATCGATTTCGAGGCTTTGGCCGACCTTATCAGCAGGGTCTCCCGGCTGATGCTGGAGCATCCGCGCATCTCCGAACTCGACGCCAACCCCGTTCTGGTCGACGGCCGGGGCGCCCGGGCCCTCGACGCCCGTATTATTCTGGCCTGA